The following coding sequences lie in one Deltaproteobacteria bacterium genomic window:
- a CDS encoding VCBS repeat-containing protein, with protein sequence MTIRPAAGGYLALAPLLAWACGTTGDRDDAVISETSAPGSDGGTSTTAATSVSGQTTSATGPADSSGSGSGQGPIFDVGVGDESGTTGAPIDICKVSDEGDAMGPCEMKAPADSFAPMLQWSWAGQGSFNDSIVTPLVGNLTDDNSDGEIDLCDTPDIVVTVNTGTCADAHLFVLDGATGSLHFEIVAAVARASTPAIGDIDGDGLMEIVAQTGSNGSCGGSGVSAWEHDGTPKWQNDGMGLSGEHAIALADLDNDGSTEIIIANRVLDGDGNQLFAAGDTDFSSLYWTSSAAADLDDDGDLELVLGRSAWHHDGSQLFSTSIEGGHPTIGDIDDDGAPEIIVIQSSGFTILEHDGTVKLGPMNPTGDGDWRRPATIHDLDGDDHAEFAVSSSNHYTSFEGDASTNWSAPVADLSGLASGTAFDFLGDGIAEAIYGDESQLWVFDGLSGDVQLMAPRGSITIIEYPVVADVDNDGSAEIVVVTNHNDAHPTVQVYRDAQDRWIQARRIWNQHTYHVTNVREDGTIPQHEPPHWQYLNTFRTNAQIEGGSVCEPEG encoded by the coding sequence ATGACGATCCGTCCTGCTGCTGGTGGTTACCTCGCGTTGGCGCCGTTGCTCGCGTGGGCCTGCGGCACCACTGGCGATCGCGACGACGCGGTCATCTCGGAGACCTCTGCGCCGGGCTCCGACGGCGGCACGAGCACGACGGCGGCGACCTCGGTGAGCGGCCAGACCACGAGCGCGACGGGCCCCGCGGACTCGAGCGGCTCGGGCAGCGGCCAGGGTCCGATCTTCGATGTCGGCGTCGGCGACGAGTCCGGTACCACCGGTGCGCCCATCGACATCTGCAAGGTGAGCGACGAGGGTGATGCGATGGGGCCGTGCGAGATGAAGGCGCCGGCAGACTCGTTTGCGCCGATGTTGCAGTGGAGCTGGGCCGGGCAGGGCAGCTTCAACGACAGCATCGTGACGCCGCTGGTCGGCAACCTGACCGACGACAACAGCGACGGCGAGATCGATCTCTGCGACACGCCCGACATCGTCGTGACGGTCAACACCGGCACCTGCGCCGACGCGCACCTGTTCGTGCTCGATGGCGCGACCGGCAGCCTGCACTTCGAGATCGTCGCTGCGGTCGCGCGCGCGAGCACGCCCGCGATCGGCGACATCGACGGCGATGGGCTGATGGAGATCGTCGCGCAGACCGGCTCGAACGGCAGCTGCGGTGGTTCGGGCGTGTCCGCCTGGGAGCACGACGGCACCCCCAAGTGGCAGAACGACGGGATGGGGCTCTCGGGCGAGCACGCGATCGCGCTGGCCGATCTCGACAACGACGGCAGCACCGAGATCATCATCGCGAATCGGGTGCTCGACGGCGATGGTAACCAGCTGTTCGCCGCCGGTGATACCGACTTCAGCTCATTGTACTGGACCTCGTCGGCGGCCGCGGATCTCGACGACGATGGTGATCTCGAGCTCGTGCTCGGGCGCAGCGCGTGGCATCACGACGGCTCGCAGCTGTTCAGCACCAGCATCGAAGGCGGACACCCGACCATCGGCGACATCGACGACGACGGCGCGCCGGAGATCATCGTGATTCAGAGCAGCGGCTTCACCATTCTCGAGCACGATGGCACCGTGAAGCTCGGCCCCATGAATCCCACCGGCGACGGCGACTGGCGTCGGCCCGCGACGATCCACGACCTCGACGGCGACGATCATGCCGAGTTCGCGGTCAGCTCTTCGAATCACTACACCTCGTTCGAGGGCGACGCCTCGACGAATTGGAGCGCACCGGTGGCCGACCTCAGCGGCCTGGCCTCGGGCACCGCGTTCGACTTCCTCGGCGACGGCATCGCCGAGGCCATCTACGGTGACGAGAGCCAGCTGTGGGTCTTCGACGGTCTCAGCGGTGACGTGCAGCTGATGGCACCGCGCGGCAGCATCACGATCATCGAGTACCCCGTGGTCGCCGACGTCGACAACGACGGCTCGGCCGAGATCGTCGTGGTCACCAATCACAACGACGCGCACCCGACCGTGCAGGTGTACCGCGACGCCCAAGATCGGTGGATCCAAGCCCGCCGCATCTGGAACCAGCACACCTACCACGTCACGAACGTGCGCGAGGACGGCACCATCCCGCAGCACGAGCCGCCGCACTGGCAGTACCTCAACACCTTCCGCACCAACGCTCAGATCGAGGGCGGCTCGGTCTGCGAGCCCGAGGGCTGA
- a CDS encoding PD40 domain-containing protein, with amino-acid sequence MPTRPLPWLFPALVVALPAVAHAQDEPIVYVRCPHTTEPLQLPTGTTIFGIDIYDILPDVTHFFGGFAAPCDLVLREPEGTETVLYDCTATSTDEAGCAAMDPAVSFDGETIAFSVFRGPLVPGEESFSEAIGGDGAFHDLPGRNLATTEAQLHLVDVASGEVTALPHVAGAIDAGPAWLPDGRIAFTSTRDGNRSTMVFGTNSAAPGSRIWSMDPDGRNVDLASHHSLSQEQHPLVLADGRVAYSSWQIFGGITFRYTNGSPGGFGTIGNHFNIFVQSPDGAEPFAFYGQHCGDHSPITSANVDHKAAHFLTQDSAGRVWFNDYYRGNNNALGNIVGVMPEPEGQEGMLDHEAPLPDLYAPRDIIRLATWSSSSDSFAALMPAPAYVHPEYADPLPWAGKLGHPTALPDGGLAVVWGKGACSTVADNGVFASLGLPTPPNTSGSGGGNAANVFTQLGLDTPGCDAGIYEVTTIPSLHPSDLEQIVDSKQYHEIMPRAVVPYAAIHGIERPAEIPRADRATSRPDLPVGTPFGLLGAASILDRETHPVGGIHFQGEHQFHLQGTDTIDYGDDDLCGVRILGVMPNRGDNTYEQIANVAGERVLILGEFGVRNTDEGGAALMDPSGNPDTSFLVRFPANMPYLMQGIDCDGRTLNTDQSWQSLRPGEMKTCGGCHVHSKESRVGFDETFAGLPDYPIITLGEGTVPLLAGVTADGPAVREVEGYGLQIDFERDISPIFDAHCSSCHGGATPAGSLALDLPGIEEGSTWWCLVEDGGQSCVPEAQRMNTGAGGSSTSFRRPQLTRYVRAFNSLGSLLYWKAAGQRTDGNTDATFDDASPAEDRDLDFGPAHETTITPEELGLLARWIEIGAPGGPEELTDTQRPTLTLAALYENDAVTALRVGTVDVPSGIDVASLLVCIVDGAGNCTTMLAEGGAMPHDVLEIPLDTPLDDPEVEVLARVRDLAGNETELRRTVRWLLDSPLPPDPAGTTGGADESGSGSATADGTAGGASAGTANDESGAGLDGGGGGGGSGCGCTQSRGSSGWWLALVCVVLRRRRAAARA; translated from the coding sequence ATGCCCACGCGCCCGCTTCCGTGGTTGTTCCCGGCCCTCGTCGTCGCGCTGCCCGCGGTCGCGCACGCGCAGGACGAACCGATCGTCTACGTGCGCTGCCCCCACACGACCGAGCCGCTGCAGTTGCCGACCGGCACGACGATCTTCGGCATCGACATCTACGACATCCTGCCCGACGTCACGCACTTCTTCGGGGGCTTCGCAGCACCGTGCGATCTGGTGCTGCGCGAACCCGAGGGCACCGAGACCGTGCTGTACGACTGCACCGCGACCTCGACCGACGAGGCCGGTTGCGCGGCGATGGACCCGGCGGTCTCGTTCGACGGCGAGACCATCGCGTTCTCGGTGTTTCGCGGTCCGCTGGTGCCCGGCGAGGAGAGCTTCTCCGAGGCGATCGGCGGCGACGGGGCCTTTCACGACCTGCCCGGGCGCAACCTCGCGACGACCGAAGCGCAGCTGCACCTGGTCGATGTCGCGAGCGGCGAGGTGACTGCGCTGCCCCACGTGGCGGGCGCGATCGATGCCGGCCCCGCCTGGCTGCCCGACGGACGCATCGCGTTCACATCGACGCGCGACGGCAACCGCTCGACGATGGTCTTCGGCACCAACAGCGCCGCGCCGGGTTCGCGGATCTGGTCGATGGATCCCGACGGCCGCAACGTCGATTTGGCGAGCCATCACTCGCTGTCCCAGGAGCAGCATCCGCTCGTGCTCGCCGACGGACGCGTGGCCTACTCGAGCTGGCAGATCTTCGGCGGCATCACGTTCCGCTACACCAACGGCAGCCCGGGCGGCTTCGGCACCATCGGCAACCACTTCAACATCTTCGTGCAGTCACCCGACGGCGCCGAACCGTTCGCGTTCTATGGGCAGCACTGCGGCGACCACTCGCCGATCACCTCGGCCAATGTCGATCACAAGGCCGCGCACTTTCTCACCCAGGACTCCGCCGGCCGCGTGTGGTTCAACGACTACTACCGCGGCAACAACAACGCGCTCGGAAACATCGTCGGCGTGATGCCCGAGCCCGAGGGGCAAGAGGGCATGCTCGACCACGAGGCGCCCCTGCCGGATCTGTACGCGCCGCGCGACATCATCCGACTCGCGACGTGGTCGAGCAGCTCGGACAGCTTCGCGGCGCTGATGCCTGCGCCCGCGTACGTCCATCCCGAGTACGCCGATCCGCTGCCGTGGGCGGGCAAGCTCGGCCACCCCACGGCGCTACCCGACGGTGGCCTCGCGGTGGTGTGGGGCAAGGGCGCGTGCAGCACGGTCGCAGACAACGGCGTGTTCGCGTCGTTGGGCCTGCCCACGCCGCCGAACACCTCCGGCTCGGGGGGTGGCAACGCGGCCAACGTGTTCACCCAGCTCGGCCTCGACACACCGGGCTGTGATGCGGGCATCTACGAGGTCACGACGATCCCATCGCTGCATCCGAGCGACCTCGAACAGATCGTCGATTCGAAGCAGTATCACGAGATCATGCCGCGCGCGGTGGTCCCCTACGCGGCGATCCACGGCATCGAACGCCCGGCCGAGATCCCGCGCGCCGATCGGGCCACATCGCGCCCAGACCTTCCTGTCGGCACGCCGTTCGGCCTGCTCGGCGCCGCGTCGATCCTCGACCGCGAGACCCACCCCGTGGGTGGCATCCACTTCCAGGGCGAGCACCAGTTCCACCTGCAGGGCACCGACACGATCGACTACGGCGACGACGATCTGTGCGGCGTGCGGATCCTCGGCGTGATGCCCAACCGCGGCGACAACACCTACGAGCAGATCGCCAACGTCGCCGGGGAGCGCGTGCTGATCCTGGGCGAGTTCGGCGTGCGCAACACCGACGAGGGCGGCGCCGCGCTGATGGATCCGAGTGGCAACCCCGACACGAGCTTCCTCGTGCGCTTCCCGGCCAACATGCCGTACTTGATGCAGGGCATCGATTGCGACGGCCGCACGCTCAACACCGACCAGAGCTGGCAGAGCCTGCGCCCCGGTGAGATGAAGACCTGCGGTGGATGCCACGTGCACTCGAAGGAATCGCGCGTCGGGTTCGACGAGACCTTCGCCGGCCTCCCCGACTACCCCATCATCACGCTCGGCGAGGGCACCGTGCCCCTGCTGGCCGGCGTCACCGCCGACGGTCCCGCGGTGCGGGAGGTCGAGGGCTACGGGCTGCAGATCGACTTCGAGCGCGACATTTCGCCGATCTTCGACGCCCACTGCAGCAGCTGCCATGGCGGCGCGACGCCGGCGGGATCGCTGGCGCTCGATCTGCCGGGTATCGAAGAGGGCTCGACGTGGTGGTGCCTCGTCGAAGACGGCGGGCAGTCATGCGTGCCCGAGGCGCAACGCATGAACACCGGCGCCGGTGGCAGCAGCACCTCGTTCCGCCGGCCGCAGCTCACCCGCTACGTGCGCGCGTTCAACTCGCTGGGGAGCTTGCTGTACTGGAAGGCCGCCGGCCAGCGCACCGACGGCAACACCGATGCGACCTTCGACGACGCGAGCCCGGCGGAGGATCGCGACCTCGACTTCGGTCCCGCCCACGAGACCACGATCACGCCCGAGGAGCTGGGCCTGCTCGCACGTTGGATCGAGATCGGTGCACCTGGCGGCCCCGAGGAGCTCACCGACACGCAGCGCCCCACCCTCACGCTCGCGGCGCTGTACGAGAACGACGCCGTCACGGCGTTGCGCGTCGGCACCGTCGACGTCCCCAGCGGCATCGATGTCGCGTCGCTGCTGGTGTGCATCGTCGACGGCGCGGGCAACTGCACCACCATGCTCGCCGAAGGCGGCGCGATGCCCCACGACGTGCTCGAGATCCCGCTCGACACGCCTCTGGACGATCCCGAGGTCGAGGTGCTGGCGCGCGTGCGCGACCTGGCGGGCAACGAGACCGAGCTGCGACGCACCGTGCGATGGCTGCTCGACTCGCCGCTGCCGCCCGACCCCGCGGGCACGACCGGTGGCGCGGACGAGAGCGGCTCGGGTTCGGCCACCGCCGACGGCACCGCTGGCGGAGCTTCGGCCGGCACGGCCAACGACGAGAGCGGCGCGGGGCTCGATGGCGGCGGCGGTGGTGGCGGCAGCGGCTGCGGCTGCACGCAGTCGCGCGGCAGCAGCGGGTGGTGGCTCGCGCTGGTCTGCGTCGTGCTGCGGCGCCGTCGCGCAGCCGCTCGCGCGTGA
- a CDS encoding VCBS repeat-containing protein → MDLVRATMVGLVVASACGGTGGGDGSGDGSGGSSSASTHGDDSSAGGSCVEGCPAGSDCVDGTCVPWCDCADPCNCGCAVAADDCPSIECSVDGDCGEGQVCLDGLCNPAPPDCASRPQPGPAEPLALGEGDGVVTALAFVEIDAGAPQLLVARGDAVLAASDTTVTPLLTAGPVQRLAAADLDGDGVAELAVAGIAPAPTLQVFRRDADGTTWTAFHEDALGGHAIDVLVFGDHDGDGMIDLLVQTEAGISSLPGLGGGGLADAVALGAAQAQGRMAAGDFDGDGSVDLAYPVAMGYGIIVGGAGGEAGLEGVGAASPSVGMFADDFDGDGVVDLLDVRADANLRLWDPAFGSRGNADDFDLTDVVHVGVARIDSNERADVFAIASDGSLATRFGWDVRPELELVPLACDEVDASLTPPSVVAVGRDADGVLWLATSDGSTVERRRW, encoded by the coding sequence ATGGATCTCGTGCGTGCAACCATGGTGGGTTTGGTCGTCGCATCGGCGTGCGGCGGTACCGGCGGCGGCGATGGCAGCGGTGACGGCTCCGGTGGTTCGTCATCGGCGTCGACGCACGGCGACGACAGCAGCGCCGGTGGTTCGTGCGTCGAGGGGTGTCCAGCCGGCAGCGATTGCGTCGACGGCACCTGCGTGCCCTGGTGCGACTGCGCCGATCCATGCAACTGCGGCTGTGCCGTGGCCGCGGACGACTGCCCGTCGATCGAGTGCTCCGTCGACGGTGACTGCGGCGAAGGCCAGGTCTGCCTCGACGGCCTGTGCAACCCGGCACCCCCGGACTGCGCGTCGCGTCCACAACCTGGCCCCGCGGAGCCGCTCGCGCTCGGCGAGGGCGACGGCGTCGTCACGGCGCTGGCCTTCGTCGAGATCGATGCCGGCGCGCCGCAGCTGCTCGTCGCGCGCGGCGACGCCGTGTTGGCCGCGAGCGACACCACCGTGACACCCCTGCTCACCGCCGGGCCGGTGCAGCGCCTCGCAGCCGCCGACCTCGACGGCGATGGCGTGGCCGAGCTCGCCGTCGCCGGCATCGCGCCGGCGCCGACACTGCAGGTGTTCCGCCGCGATGCGGACGGCACCACGTGGACCGCCTTTCATGAAGACGCGCTCGGCGGGCACGCCATCGACGTGTTGGTCTTCGGCGATCACGACGGTGACGGCATGATCGATCTGTTGGTGCAGACCGAAGCCGGTATCTCGTCGCTGCCGGGCCTCGGCGGCGGCGGTCTCGCGGACGCGGTCGCGCTGGGTGCCGCACAGGCGCAGGGCCGCATGGCCGCCGGCGATTTCGACGGCGACGGCAGCGTCGACCTCGCATATCCCGTGGCCATGGGCTACGGCATCATCGTCGGCGGTGCGGGTGGCGAAGCCGGCCTCGAGGGGGTCGGTGCCGCCTCGCCGTCGGTCGGGATGTTCGCTGACGACTTCGACGGTGACGGCGTGGTCGATCTGCTCGACGTACGCGCCGACGCGAACCTGCGCCTGTGGGACCCCGCGTTCGGAAGCCGTGGCAACGCCGACGACTTCGATCTCACCGACGTCGTCCACGTCGGCGTCGCGCGCATCGACAGCAACGAACGGGCCGACGTGTTCGCGATCGCCTCCGACGGCTCGCTGGCGACGCGCTTCGGCTGGGACGTGCGCCCGGAACTCGAGCTGGTGCCGCTGGCGTGCGACGAGGTCGACGCCTCGCTGACGCCGCCCTCGGTCGTCGCGGTCGGACGCGACGCCGACGGGGTGCTGTGGCTCGCGACCAGCGATGGCAGCACGGTCGAGCGACGCCGCTGGTGA